In Halorientalis sp. LT38, a genomic segment contains:
- a CDS encoding HdeD family acid-resistance protein — protein MNSDDTDDRDSTVDASERNNGTDRVRTDESSAERSERSLASNRTTVIVAGALLAALGILAILAPQLTGITLSLVLGALLVISSLAHVAAAFSAKGWHGSVFGVVLAALYGVAGIALLANPVLGLAALTLLLGVYFLADGLVQLVMGLRVRTNDNWGWLLISGVVSVFLSSLILLGFPSSAAWAVGLLFGVNLLTSGVALAMLGTAARAGRETGAGQRVGESRTGSS, from the coding sequence ATGAACTCGGACGACACAGACGACCGCGACAGTACCGTGGACGCCTCGGAACGGAACAACGGGACCGACCGGGTTCGGACCGACGAGTCGTCGGCCGAGCGCTCCGAGCGCTCGCTCGCCAGCAACCGGACCACCGTCATCGTCGCCGGGGCGCTCCTCGCCGCGCTCGGGATCCTGGCCATCCTCGCACCCCAGTTGACGGGGATCACCCTGTCGCTCGTGCTCGGGGCGCTACTCGTGATCAGCTCGCTCGCCCACGTCGCCGCGGCGTTCTCGGCCAAGGGGTGGCACGGGTCCGTCTTCGGCGTCGTCCTGGCCGCCCTCTACGGCGTCGCCGGGATCGCGTTGCTCGCCAACCCGGTCCTCGGCCTGGCCGCGCTGACCCTGCTACTGGGCGTCTACTTCCTCGCCGACGGCCTCGTCCAGCTGGTGATGGGCCTGCGGGTCAGGACCAACGACAACTGGGGCTGGCTCCTGATCTCGGGGGTCGTCTCCGTCTTTCTCTCCTCGCTGATCCTGCTCGGCTTCCCCTCCTCGGCCGCCTGGGCGGTGGGCCTGCTGTTCGGCGTCAATCTGCTCACCTCCGGCGTCGCGCTGGCGATGCTCGGGACCGCCGCCAGGGCCGGCCGGGAGACCGGGGCGGGCCAGCGCGTCGGCGAGTCGCGCACCGGCTCCTCCTGA
- a CDS encoding ABC transporter permease, with the protein MSSPDADVTTSRPVDRSANSFAGDVWVNFKRWNLKAVRNPFVLVVSLVQPIIFLVLFTEVFGTVAGEAVSRGAPGVGYETFLVPAIAIQVALAAAVTSGIGLVNDIENGMFEKVLVSPMNRTAVFLGKTAAELFRIAVQISIILVLGVALGAEIATGVVGGLGVVAVGMLFSLWFVSFSNALAVLTRDQESTIIGANLLQFPLLFLSSAFLPLAVLPGWIQTFARLNPVTYGVDAARAIVLDADVMVVIETTAFGGALDTVVPAVAVLAALDLCFGAVAVYLLSRASSSDVR; encoded by the coding sequence ATGAGTTCGCCCGACGCCGACGTGACCACATCGCGGCCCGTGGACCGGTCGGCCAACTCCTTCGCGGGGGACGTCTGGGTCAACTTCAAGCGCTGGAACCTGAAGGCCGTCCGGAACCCGTTCGTGCTCGTCGTCTCGCTCGTCCAGCCGATCATCTTCCTCGTCCTGTTCACGGAGGTGTTCGGCACCGTCGCCGGCGAAGCCGTCTCCCGTGGCGCGCCGGGCGTGGGCTACGAGACCTTCCTCGTGCCGGCCATCGCCATCCAGGTGGCGCTGGCCGCCGCGGTCACCTCCGGCATCGGCCTCGTCAACGACATCGAGAACGGCATGTTCGAGAAGGTGCTCGTCTCGCCGATGAACCGGACGGCGGTGTTCCTCGGGAAGACCGCCGCCGAACTGTTCCGCATCGCCGTCCAGATCTCGATCATCCTCGTCCTCGGCGTCGCCCTCGGCGCGGAGATCGCGACCGGCGTCGTCGGCGGGCTCGGCGTCGTCGCCGTCGGGATGCTCTTCTCGCTGTGGTTCGTCTCCTTCTCGAACGCGCTGGCGGTGCTCACCCGTGATCAGGAGTCGACGATCATCGGCGCGAACCTGTTGCAGTTCCCGCTGCTCTTCCTGTCGAGTGCCTTCCTCCCCCTGGCGGTCCTCCCGGGCTGGATCCAGACCTTCGCGCGGCTCAACCCCGTCACCTACGGCGTCGACGCCGCGCGGGCGATCGTGCTCGACGCCGACGTGATGGTCGTGATCGAGACGACGGCCTTCGGCGGCGCGCTGGACACGGTCGTCCCCGCGGTGGCCGTGCTCGCGGCCCTGGATCTCTGTTTCGGCGCGGTGGCCGTCTACCTGCTCTCCCGCGCGTCGAGTTCTGACGTGCGGTGA
- a CDS encoding ABC transporter ATP-binding protein — protein sequence MVNSAGDGAAGRGSDSERELAIDADGLRLVYGDGTVAVADVSLSVPSGEFFGFLGPNGAGKTTAIKVFATLLSPTGGDVRVNGFDVRSESRKIRESIGYMAQETSIDPELTARENVAFACEAYGVPRGERGERIDELLDLVDLVPEADKRADEFSGGMKKRLDAATALVHEPPLVFLDEPTTGLDPSARNRLWEYFRAINDRGTTIFLTTQYLEEADQLCDRLAVINDGEIVADGSPADLKRRVGGDVLDVDVDGGPSARERAAAVARSFEGFDAATVETTDEGISVTAGTARQHGTDLLVRLRDEGLTVTGFNVRAPTLDDVFLAITGDRVDSGGDGGSDGQASATPTGADASTEAGDR from the coding sequence ATGGTCAACTCGGCGGGTGATGGAGCGGCGGGGCGGGGGAGCGACTCCGAACGGGAGCTCGCCATCGACGCCGATGGACTCAGGCTGGTCTACGGGGACGGGACCGTCGCGGTCGCGGACGTGTCGCTGTCGGTCCCCTCCGGGGAGTTCTTCGGCTTCCTCGGCCCGAACGGCGCCGGCAAGACCACCGCGATCAAGGTGTTCGCCACGCTGCTGTCCCCGACCGGTGGCGACGTGCGGGTCAACGGCTTCGACGTGCGGTCCGAGTCCCGAAAGATCCGGGAGTCGATCGGGTACATGGCACAGGAGACGAGCATCGACCCGGAGCTCACCGCCCGGGAGAACGTCGCCTTCGCCTGCGAGGCCTACGGCGTCCCCCGCGGCGAGCGAGGCGAACGAATCGACGAGCTGCTCGACCTGGTCGACCTGGTCCCGGAAGCCGACAAGCGCGCCGACGAGTTCTCCGGCGGGATGAAAAAGCGCCTCGACGCGGCGACGGCCCTGGTCCACGAACCGCCGCTGGTCTTCCTGGACGAGCCGACGACCGGCCTCGACCCCAGCGCCCGCAACCGGCTCTGGGAGTACTTCCGGGCCATCAACGATCGGGGGACGACCATCTTCCTCACGACCCAGTACCTCGAGGAGGCCGACCAGCTCTGCGACCGGCTGGCGGTCATCAACGACGGCGAGATCGTCGCCGACGGGTCGCCGGCGGACCTCAAGCGCCGCGTCGGCGGCGACGTGCTCGACGTCGACGTCGACGGCGGACCGTCCGCCCGTGAACGCGCCGCCGCCGTCGCCCGGTCGTTCGAGGGCTTCGACGCCGCCACGGTCGAGACGACCGACGAGGGCATCTCCGTCACGGCCGGGACTGCGCGCCAGCACGGGACCGACCTCCTCGTGAGGCTGCGCGACGAGGGGCTGACGGTGACCGGGTTCAACGTGCGCGCGCCCACGCTCGACGACGTCTTCCTCGCGATCACCGGCGATCGGGTCGATAGCGGCGGGGACGGCGGGTCCGACGGGCAGGCGAGCGCCACGCCGACGGGCGCCGACGCGTCGACGGAGGCGGGTGACCGATGA
- a CDS encoding iron-containing alcohol dehydrogenase family protein, translating into MDETVDAGFRFAYEHGPIRYGQGCVDALSEELSGIGADRALVVCGKTVGDTPAVVDPVEDGLGKYHAGTFAGTTPDKRLGAAVAGLEAMRDVGADVLVSLGGGSSLDVAKAIAVLAGREESAEALAAELAETGSIAVPEDVPPIVAVPTTLAGADLSIAAGITATPASGLVDEPVGGGLFGQPLMPAALLYDPALFATTPTNVLAGSAMNGFDKAVEAMYANTRTAVTDATGKRALELLADGLPDLRADTEAALETVVPGIVLAQYGASRPDGMTLSLIHAFGHGLTAGYPIQQGVAHAVVAPHALSYLFERVDGRRRLLADGLGVDTEGKSDAELAEAVVDRVAEIRDDLGLPSTLRELDGIAQSDLPNVAAYVMDDGLMAYVPNELDPTVEEIEGVLREAW; encoded by the coding sequence ATGGACGAGACTGTCGACGCGGGATTCCGGTTCGCGTACGAGCACGGCCCGATCCGATACGGGCAGGGCTGCGTGGACGCACTGAGCGAGGAACTGTCGGGGATCGGCGCCGACCGGGCGCTCGTCGTCTGCGGGAAGACCGTCGGCGACACGCCCGCGGTCGTCGACCCCGTCGAGGACGGCCTCGGGAAGTACCACGCCGGCACGTTCGCCGGCACGACGCCCGACAAGCGCCTCGGCGCGGCCGTCGCCGGACTGGAGGCGATGCGCGACGTCGGCGCGGACGTCCTCGTGAGCCTCGGCGGCGGGAGCAGCCTCGACGTGGCCAAAGCCATCGCGGTGCTCGCCGGACGCGAGGAGTCCGCCGAAGCACTCGCCGCGGAACTCGCCGAGACGGGCTCGATCGCCGTCCCCGAGGACGTGCCACCGATCGTGGCGGTCCCGACGACGCTGGCCGGCGCGGACCTCTCCATCGCCGCCGGCATCACCGCCACGCCCGCCTCCGGGCTGGTCGACGAACCGGTCGGCGGCGGCCTGTTCGGCCAGCCGCTGATGCCGGCCGCACTGCTGTACGACCCCGCACTGTTCGCGACGACGCCCACGAACGTGCTCGCCGGGTCGGCCATGAACGGGTTCGACAAGGCCGTCGAGGCCATGTACGCGAACACGCGGACGGCCGTCACGGACGCGACGGGCAAGCGCGCGCTCGAACTGCTCGCCGACGGCCTCCCCGACCTCCGCGCCGACACCGAGGCGGCGCTGGAGACGGTCGTGCCGGGGATCGTCCTCGCCCAGTACGGCGCCTCCCGCCCCGACGGGATGACGCTCTCGCTGATCCACGCCTTCGGCCACGGCCTGACCGCCGGCTACCCGATCCAGCAGGGGGTCGCCCACGCCGTCGTCGCGCCGCACGCGCTCTCCTACCTCTTCGAGCGGGTCGACGGCCGGCGTCGTCTGCTGGCCGACGGCCTCGGCGTCGACACCGAGGGGAAGAGCGACGCGGAACTGGCCGAGGCCGTCGTCGATCGGGTGGCCGAGATCCGCGACGACCTCGGACTGCCGTCGACGCTCCGCGAACTGGACGGCATCGCCCAGTCGGACCTCCCCAACGTGGCGGCGTACGTGATGGACGACGGCCTCATGGCCTACGTGCCGAACGAACTGGACCCGACGGTCGAGGAGATCGAGGGCGTCCTCCGCGAGGCCTGGTGA
- a CDS encoding alpha/beta hydrolase produces MTGPHQDQPLVTDGTDLDAADAAVVLVHGRGASARSILGMGREVHRDGVALLAPQAARSTWYPNSFLEPVERNEPGRSSGLRAVGDAVETAIDAGIPAEKILLVGFSQGGCLASEYVARNPRRYGGLAVLSGGLIGDTVDEAAYLDVEGDLAGMPVFLGCSDVDPHIPEERVHETAEVLDALDGDVTTRIYEGMGHGVNEDELEALSGMVAALV; encoded by the coding sequence ATGACGGGCCCGCACCAGGACCAGCCGCTGGTCACGGACGGCACCGACCTCGACGCGGCCGATGCGGCCGTCGTCCTCGTCCACGGCCGCGGGGCGAGCGCGCGCAGCATCCTCGGCATGGGCCGGGAGGTCCACCGCGACGGCGTCGCACTGCTGGCTCCCCAGGCCGCCCGCAGCACCTGGTACCCGAACTCCTTCTTAGAGCCAGTCGAGCGCAACGAACCGGGTCGCAGTTCCGGGCTCCGGGCGGTGGGCGACGCGGTGGAGACGGCGATCGACGCCGGGATCCCGGCCGAGAAGATCCTCCTGGTCGGGTTCTCCCAGGGCGGCTGTCTCGCCAGCGAGTACGTCGCGCGCAACCCCCGCCGCTACGGCGGGCTGGCCGTCCTCTCGGGCGGCCTCATCGGCGACACAGTCGACGAGGCGGCGTACCTCGACGTCGAGGGCGACCTCGCAGGCATGCCAGTCTTCCTCGGCTGTAGCGACGTCGACCCGCACATCCCCGAGGAGCGCGTCCACGAGACGGCCGAAGTCCTCGACGCGCTCGACGGCGACGTCACCACACGCATCTACGAAGGGATGGGGCACGGCGTCAACGAGGACGAACTCGAAGCGCTCTCCGGAATGGTCGCAGCCCTCGTCTGA
- a CDS encoding ring-cleaving dioxygenase — protein sequence MQIQTPGIHHVTAISSDPQATVDCYTDVLGLRLVKRTVNFDDPGTYHLYFGDEVGTPGTILTFFPFGEGRPGRVGRGQASATAFVVPEGSIEFWRDRLDDEGLAVDDPRERFGETVLPVRDPDGQPLELVTAESDVEPWTDGPIPEAYAIRGFHGVSLDSMEPEATGDLLETLGYERTATAGERTRYESGGDRATVVDVLDRPDAKRGQQGAGTVHHVAVRAPDAETQGEWRDSLLDAGQRVTARKDRQYFESVYFREAGGVLFEIATDEPGFTRDESVAELGSDLQLPPWLESDRDVIESQLPGIDASPVSEAER from the coding sequence ATGCAGATTCAGACACCCGGAATCCACCACGTCACGGCCATCTCGAGCGATCCCCAGGCGACCGTCGACTGCTACACCGACGTGCTCGGCCTGCGTCTCGTGAAGCGCACCGTCAACTTCGACGACCCGGGGACCTACCATCTCTACTTCGGCGACGAGGTCGGTACCCCCGGAACGATCCTCACCTTCTTCCCCTTCGGCGAAGGCCGACCCGGCCGCGTCGGTCGCGGCCAGGCCAGCGCCACTGCTTTCGTCGTCCCCGAGGGCTCGATCGAGTTCTGGCGCGACCGCCTCGACGACGAGGGACTGGCGGTCGACGACCCGCGAGAGCGGTTCGGCGAGACCGTCCTGCCCGTCCGAGATCCCGACGGCCAGCCGCTCGAACTCGTCACCGCCGAGAGCGACGTCGAACCCTGGACCGACGGGCCGATCCCCGAGGCATACGCGATCCGCGGGTTCCACGGCGTGTCGCTCGACTCGATGGAGCCCGAGGCCACCGGCGATCTCCTGGAGACGCTGGGATACGAACGCACCGCGACGGCGGGCGAACGGACCCGCTACGAGTCCGGCGGGGACCGCGCGACGGTCGTCGACGTACTCGACCGTCCTGACGCCAAACGCGGTCAGCAGGGCGCCGGGACCGTCCACCACGTCGCCGTCCGCGCCCCCGACGCGGAGACGCAGGGCGAGTGGCGCGACTCGCTCCTCGACGCCGGCCAGCGCGTCACCGCGCGGAAGGACCGGCAGTACTTCGAGTCGGTCTACTTCCGCGAGGCCGGTGGCGTCCTGTTCGAGATCGCGACGGACGAACCGGGCTTCACCCGCGACGAGTCGGTCGCCGAACTGGGCAGCGACCTGCAACTCCCGCCGTGGCTCGAATCGGACCGCGACGTGATCGAATCGCAGTTGCCCGGGATCGACGCGAGTCCCGTCTCGGAGGCCGAACGATGA
- a CDS encoding 5'-deoxyadenosine deaminase: protein MLLAGTVVADAETVVEDGAVVIADDRIAAVGPETELRERYPDHERREYDLLAPGLVGGHVHSVQSLGRGIADDTSLLEWLTDHVLPMEAALDAEGMALAAELGYLECIESGTTTVIDHLSVHHADAAFGAAADLGIRARMGKVLMDRDAPPGLAESADEALAESERLIERYHDACDGRIRYAVTPRFAISCTEECLRGARALVDSHEGVRLHTHASENREEIERIEAETGMRNVEWLHEVGLTGEDVVLAHCVWTDEREREILAETGTCVTHCPSANMKLASGVAPVADYLDRGITVALGNDGPPCNNTLDPFTEMRQASLLGKVDALDPTTLPASTVFEMATANGAAAAGFDRLGELREGWRADVIGLRTDRMRATPIHDVHSHLVYAAHGDDVAFAMVDGEVLYEDGEHVGVDAAAVRRRAREYDWRD, encoded by the coding sequence ATGTTACTGGCGGGAACGGTCGTCGCCGACGCGGAGACCGTCGTCGAGGACGGGGCTGTCGTGATCGCGGACGACCGCATCGCGGCCGTCGGTCCCGAGACCGAACTCCGCGAGCGCTACCCCGACCACGAGCGACGCGAGTACGACCTGCTCGCGCCCGGACTCGTCGGCGGCCACGTCCACTCCGTCCAGTCGCTCGGCCGGGGCATCGCCGACGACACGTCCCTGCTCGAGTGGCTCACCGACCACGTCCTGCCCATGGAGGCCGCGCTCGACGCCGAGGGGATGGCCCTCGCCGCCGAACTGGGCTACCTCGAGTGCATCGAGTCGGGGACGACGACGGTGATCGATCACCTGTCGGTCCACCACGCCGACGCGGCGTTCGGGGCGGCCGCCGACCTCGGTATCCGCGCCCGGATGGGGAAGGTGCTGATGGACCGGGATGCCCCGCCGGGACTGGCCGAATCGGCCGACGAAGCGCTCGCCGAGAGCGAGCGACTGATCGAGCGGTACCACGACGCCTGCGACGGCCGGATCCGCTACGCCGTCACACCCCGGTTCGCGATCAGTTGCACCGAGGAGTGCCTCCGGGGCGCGCGAGCTCTCGTCGATTCCCACGAGGGCGTCCGGCTACACACGCACGCCAGCGAGAACCGCGAGGAGATCGAGCGGATCGAGGCCGAGACCGGCATGCGAAACGTCGAGTGGCTCCACGAGGTGGGGCTGACGGGTGAGGACGTGGTGCTCGCCCACTGCGTCTGGACCGACGAGCGCGAGCGCGAGATACTCGCCGAGACCGGGACCTGTGTGACGCACTGCCCGTCCGCGAACATGAAACTCGCCTCCGGGGTCGCCCCGGTCGCGGACTACCTCGACCGCGGGATCACCGTCGCGCTGGGCAACGACGGGCCGCCCTGCAACAACACGCTCGACCCGTTCACGGAGATGCGTCAGGCCAGCCTCCTGGGGAAGGTCGACGCCCTCGACCCGACGACGCTGCCCGCTTCGACCGTGTTCGAGATGGCGACCGCGAACGGTGCGGCCGCCGCCGGGTTCGACCGCCTCGGCGAGTTGCGGGAGGGGTGGCGGGCCGACGTGATCGGGTTGCGGACCGATCGGATGCGCGCGACGCCGATCCACGACGTCCACTCGCACCTGGTCTACGCCGCGCACGGCGACGACGTGGCGTTCGCGATGGTCGACGGGGAGGTGCTGTACGAGGACGGCGAGCACGTCGGCGTCGACGCGGCGGCGGTCAGGCGGCGGGCCCGCGAGTACGACTGGCGGGACTGA
- a CDS encoding manganese catalase family protein, with translation MFYHDDRLQYEVEVEEPDPVFGKLLQEAIGGVEGEMRVALQYLFQAWSVPDEYEQYREVLLDTAAEELGHIEILATAVKKNLRDAPASLDEDVETLAHMQPRQLLSGGMNPIAGDANGVPFSGSWVVASGNLASDMYANIMAESTGRLLATRLYHATDDPGMKDMLAYLVARDTMHQNQWISLLKTLGDPEEVFDVHPIPDSFPDEIENQEFNYAFMSTNVEPQENPDQAWTSGESIDGEGEYSYLNERDIDAPPMSVGKPSAEVFNDPAPRDED, from the coding sequence GTGTTCTATCACGACGACCGACTCCAGTACGAGGTCGAGGTCGAGGAACCGGATCCGGTGTTCGGAAAACTGCTGCAGGAAGCCATCGGCGGCGTCGAGGGGGAGATGCGCGTCGCGCTACAGTACCTGTTCCAGGCGTGGTCGGTGCCGGACGAGTACGAGCAGTATCGCGAGGTGTTGCTCGACACCGCAGCGGAGGAACTGGGCCACATCGAGATCCTGGCGACGGCGGTCAAGAAGAACCTCCGGGACGCGCCGGCGTCGCTCGACGAGGACGTGGAGACGCTGGCGCACATGCAACCGCGACAGCTCCTGAGCGGGGGGATGAATCCGATCGCCGGCGACGCCAACGGCGTGCCGTTCAGCGGCTCCTGGGTCGTCGCCAGCGGGAACCTCGCGTCGGACATGTACGCGAACATCATGGCCGAGTCGACGGGGCGGCTGCTGGCGACGCGGCTCTATCACGCCACCGACGACCCCGGCATGAAAGACATGCTGGCGTATCTCGTGGCCCGTGACACCATGCACCAGAACCAGTGGATCTCGCTGCTGAAGACCCTGGGTGACCCCGAGGAGGTGTTCGACGTCCACCCGATTCCGGACAGCTTCCCCGACGAGATTGAGAACCAGGAGTTCAACTACGCGTTCATGTCGACGAACGTGGAGCCACAGGAGAACCCCGACCAGGCGTGGACGAGCGGCGAGTCGATCGACGGGGAGGGCGAGTACTCCTACCTCAACGAGCGCGACATCGATGCACCGCCGATGAGCGTCGGCAAACCGAGCGCCGAGGTGTTCAACGACCCCGCACCCCGGGACGAGGACTGA